One window of Methanobacterium alkalithermotolerans genomic DNA carries:
- the guaA gene encoding glutamine-hydrolyzing GMP synthase, translating to MLNPSDFIKESIKDIKKTVGDGTAVIALSGGVDSSVTSVLTKEALGDNLIAVFVDHGLLREGEAEYVKNTFEPRLNFRYVDASSEFLNALEGVSDPEEKRKIIGKIFIDVFERVAEEVGARFLVQGTIAPDWIESEGNIKSHHNLALPHGLVLEIVEPVRELYKDEVRIIGSELGLPEDMVQRQPYPGPGLAVRVVGSLSPEKIEICRKANAIVEEEVHKEGLDESLWQYFAVLTDTKVTGVKGDIRDYGYLVVLRMVESLDAMTADVPELPWNMVKTISRRITAEIPEVTHVALSVSDKPPSTIEFA from the coding sequence ATGTTGAATCCATCTGATTTTATAAAAGAATCCATTAAAGATATAAAAAAGACTGTAGGGGACGGTACTGCAGTAATTGCTCTTTCAGGAGGAGTTGATAGTTCAGTAACATCAGTTCTTACTAAAGAAGCGCTGGGAGATAATCTAATAGCTGTTTTTGTAGATCATGGTCTCTTAAGAGAAGGAGAAGCAGAATACGTTAAAAATACATTTGAACCTCGCTTGAACTTTCGTTATGTGGATGCTTCCTCTGAATTCTTAAATGCTCTGGAAGGGGTGAGTGACCCGGAAGAAAAAAGAAAGATCATTGGAAAGATCTTCATTGATGTGTTTGAAAGGGTGGCTGAAGAAGTGGGTGCCCGTTTTCTGGTGCAGGGAACCATTGCCCCGGACTGGATTGAAAGTGAGGGTAATATCAAGTCCCATCACAACCTGGCCTTACCCCATGGACTGGTTTTAGAAATTGTAGAGCCTGTAAGGGAACTCTATAAGGATGAGGTGAGAATAATTGGTAGCGAGCTGGGCCTTCCTGAAGATATGGTGCAGCGTCAGCCTTATCCTGGACCGGGATTAGCTGTAAGAGTGGTGGGAAGTTTAAGTCCAGAGAAAATAGAGATTTGTAGAAAGGCCAATGCCATTGTAGAAGAAGAAGTGCATAAAGAAGGGTTGGATGAATCCCTATGGCAGTACTTTGCCGTTTTAACTGATACCAAAGTCACTGGAGTAAAGGGAGATATTCGGGACTATGGTTACCTGGTGGTACTCCGGATGGTGGAATCACTGGATGCCATGACTGCTGATGTACCGGAATTACCCTGGAATATGGTAAAAACGATATCCCGTCGGATAACTGCAGAAATTCCTGAAGTAACCCATGTGGCACTGTCAGTTAGTGATAAACCACCCAGTACCATTGAATTTGCTTAA
- a CDS encoding SpoIIE family protein phosphatase, with the protein MHKSAIKTHLVRLIFSSIITFLLTLPFHYFFQIIAVSELRPASALPPALGLIFGPWGALGAAIGNLAADISIGYPPEIFLISFLAQFLYGYLPYKLWYTLDKKNPTFPRLNSVHNLIKFIIIIFISSLVMAGLLGLLMENLEISSLVSFTTLLFAFNNFDFSLMLGTLIIVGANLYGLSFYQPEISKKAKINPLIFDFLLILALIMGGVYAIYIIYSGTTNGELLVGITFYLLVMAYCFKPLSCKIDEKTSPVRISLTEKLIVMFIVIGALVTLLTAINSYYSITEIGSNLAEFWEAVYLNITLIITIFYISAIACLWYIEKQITQPIESISYLLSNYIRRQNKIDSQDITRYCKVYARTDTEVGILAHSFQQMVQDLEDYIENLKEATAQKERINAELNVAQKIQADMLPRKFPAFPERNEFEVYAANIPAREVGGDFYDFFLVDDNHLALVIGDVSGKGVPAALFMVIAKTLIKNQAQLDKTPSEVFNIVNNQLNEGNEESMFVTAWMGILEISTGKLTYVNAGHNPPLIKKGENDYKWLKSKPGFVLAGMEDILYQEQELILKTGDRIYLYTDGITEAINPQDELFGDSNLQYIMNNTYNLSLSETLSFVKGKIDSFVEDREQFDDITMMILEYKK; encoded by the coding sequence ATGCATAAATCAGCAATTAAAACCCATCTTGTTCGTCTAATATTTTCCAGCATAATCACCTTCCTGCTGACTCTCCCTTTTCACTATTTTTTTCAGATTATAGCCGTATCCGAATTAAGACCAGCCAGTGCTCTTCCGCCTGCTTTAGGTTTGATATTTGGTCCTTGGGGGGCCCTGGGGGCTGCAATTGGTAATCTGGCCGCAGATATATCCATTGGTTATCCTCCAGAAATCTTTCTTATTAGTTTTTTAGCCCAGTTTTTATATGGTTACCTTCCCTACAAACTGTGGTACACTCTGGATAAAAAAAACCCCACCTTTCCTCGCTTAAATTCAGTTCATAATTTAATAAAATTCATAATAATCATTTTCATTTCTTCCCTGGTAATGGCGGGACTTTTGGGCCTTTTAATGGAAAATCTGGAAATTTCCAGTCTGGTTTCATTTACCACCCTCCTTTTTGCCTTTAATAACTTTGACTTTTCCCTGATGCTGGGAACCCTGATTATTGTAGGGGCCAACCTCTATGGCCTATCCTTCTACCAACCAGAAATCAGTAAAAAAGCAAAGATAAATCCACTTATATTTGATTTCCTGCTAATTCTGGCCTTAATAATGGGGGGCGTATATGCTATTTATATTATCTACTCTGGAACTACAAATGGGGAACTTCTGGTAGGCATCACCTTTTATTTACTGGTGATGGCCTATTGTTTTAAGCCACTAAGCTGTAAAATAGATGAAAAGACCAGTCCGGTTCGGATTTCTTTAACTGAAAAATTAATTGTCATGTTTATTGTTATTGGTGCCCTGGTTACTCTTTTAACTGCCATAAATTCCTATTACAGTATAACTGAAATAGGCAGTAATCTGGCAGAATTCTGGGAAGCAGTGTACCTTAACATCACCCTTATCATCACCATATTTTATATTTCGGCTATAGCGTGCTTATGGTATATTGAAAAACAAATCACCCAACCTATCGAATCCATATCTTACCTTTTAAGTAATTATATCCGCCGTCAAAATAAAATTGATAGCCAGGATATCACCCGCTATTGTAAAGTATATGCCCGGACAGATACTGAAGTGGGTATTTTAGCCCATTCCTTCCAACAAATGGTCCAGGATCTGGAAGATTATATTGAAAATCTAAAAGAAGCAACCGCCCAAAAAGAACGGATAAATGCCGAATTAAATGTTGCCCAAAAGATACAGGCAGATATGCTGCCCCGAAAATTTCCTGCTTTTCCAGAAAGGAATGAATTTGAGGTATATGCGGCTAATATCCCTGCCCGGGAAGTGGGAGGGGATTTTTATGATTTTTTCCTGGTGGATGATAACCATCTGGCCCTGGTAATAGGTGATGTATCTGGTAAAGGAGTACCCGCCGCCTTATTCATGGTAATTGCCAAGACTTTAATTAAAAACCAGGCTCAGTTAGATAAAACTCCGTCGGAAGTATTCAATATCGTGAATAATCAACTTAATGAGGGAAATGAAGAGAGCATGTTTGTAACAGCCTGGATGGGGATTTTAGAGATTTCAACCGGGAAATTAACCTATGTTAATGCGGGACACAATCCTCCTCTTATCAAAAAGGGTGAAAATGATTATAAATGGCTAAAATCAAAACCAGGATTTGTTTTAGCCGGCATGGAGGACATACTATACCAGGAACAGGAACTTATCTTAAAAACAGGAGATAGGATTTACCTCTATACCGATGGTATAACTGAAGCCATAAACCCCCAGGATGAACTATTCGGGGATTCCAATTTACAGTACATCATGAATAATACCTATAATTTAAGCCTGAGTGAGACATTATCCTTTGTTAAAGGAAAAATTGATAGCTTTGTAGAAGATAGAGAACAGTTTGATGATATTACCATGATGATTCTGGAATATAAAAAATAA
- a CDS encoding GMP synthase subunit A, whose product MKILVVNNHGQYNHRIHRTLTYLKIPSELIANTLSVEEILQKDPAGLVLGGGPSLDRSGNCGEYLKKVDVPILGICLGHQLIARAFGGEVSTADAQSYAQIQLNILDEDDIFQGLGPEMKVWASHKDEVKKMPENFDVLASSTICDVEAMKHHQKPVYGIQFHPEVYHTENGSRVFENFYEVCKNYKK is encoded by the coding sequence ATGAAAATCCTGGTTGTAAATAATCATGGGCAATACAATCATCGCATACACCGCACCCTGACCTACCTTAAAATCCCATCAGAATTAATAGCAAACACCCTTTCGGTGGAAGAAATACTGCAAAAAGATCCAGCAGGGCTGGTTTTAGGAGGGGGTCCCTCCCTGGATAGATCCGGAAACTGTGGTGAGTACCTTAAAAAAGTAGATGTTCCTATTTTAGGGATATGTCTGGGTCATCAATTAATTGCCCGGGCCTTTGGGGGGGAAGTCTCAACAGCCGATGCCCAGAGTTATGCACAGATACAACTGAATATTCTGGATGAAGATGATATATTCCAGGGTTTAGGCCCTGAAATGAAGGTATGGGCTTCCCATAAAGATGAGGTTAAAAAAATGCCTGAAAATTTTGATGTGCTGGCCAGTTCCACCATATGTGATGTGGAGGCCATGAAACACCACCAGAAACCAGTATATGGTATTCAGTTCCATCCGGAAGTGTACCATACTGAGAATGGTTCCCGAGTTTTTGAAAACTTTTATGAAGTTTGTAAAAATTATAAAAAATAA
- a CDS encoding STAS domain-containing protein: protein MNIDKVVAESKLEIKLEGRLDTNTSPILEEELKKDLHGVKELILDFKELKYISSAGLRLILSTQKTMNKQGTMIITNVNDFVMEVFEATGFIDILTIA, encoded by the coding sequence ATGAATATTGATAAAGTAGTAGCAGAATCTAAACTGGAAATAAAATTAGAAGGCCGGCTGGATACCAACACCTCACCTATTTTAGAAGAAGAACTAAAAAAAGATCTTCACGGGGTTAAAGAGTTAATACTGGACTTTAAAGAGTTGAAGTATATCTCCAGTGCAGGGCTACGCCTTATTCTCTCCACCCAGAAAACCATGAATAAACAGGGCACCATGATTATCACCAATGTGAATGATTTTGTAATGGAAGTTTTTGAAGCCACCGGCTTTATTGATATTCTAACCATTGCCTGA
- a CDS encoding MATE family efflux transporter, whose amino-acid sequence MYERNYQLVYAKFKEFFLPTLLMSMAMNISTFMDTLIVGNFLGPANISAMALIAPIITFINLIYWMVGLGGSLLSAVAKAERDEEKSNMYFTVSVLLLITIGVLFSLSGLLFMENLVSALTTNPQLAFLVERFLGVYFLGSPLLFILMGIAYFIRADGKPRLSFYALLIANVVNLIMDLFYILVLGMDIQGAALATITGYTVGTIFIMQYFFSKDRTMHFISLMKIKLYSLWDIVKIGFPPASLQLFLTLKLFFINSLISLVVGKGGLTAFSVFYNSLFIIYMFLIGTSQAMSPIVSIYFQEKDYYGVKYTINTSFKIVLAAGGIFTLIFFTFPGELLNLFGVSNPQDISVGINAIRILSLSITGTAITFLMLFYTQAIQQKELSFLISITQGLLIPVTAAYILSGVIGADGIWISFLIAEVGTILLIYAASRIISQKSGGEYSGFLLLGNHRKTPVLDVTIGNSVEDVVGLSEKIIDFATENGVDEKIALRIGLTLEEMAINTINYNEDKIEYMDIISRIEDKEITLAFKDSGVEFNPSNYSPEEKDSFENIAVLHKMADDISYARVIGLNSTVITIKR is encoded by the coding sequence ATGTATGAAAGAAACTATCAACTGGTATATGCCAAATTCAAAGAATTTTTCCTGCCCACCCTGCTCATGTCCATGGCCATGAATATCAGCACTTTCATGGACACCCTGATTGTAGGTAATTTTTTAGGGCCGGCCAATATTTCAGCCATGGCCCTAATTGCCCCTATCATAACCTTCATTAATTTAATCTACTGGATGGTGGGTTTAGGAGGATCCCTATTATCTGCGGTGGCCAAGGCCGAACGGGATGAAGAAAAAAGTAACATGTATTTCACCGTATCAGTACTCCTATTAATTACCATTGGGGTTTTATTTTCCTTATCAGGACTCCTATTTATGGAAAACCTGGTATCAGCCCTTACCACTAATCCACAGCTGGCTTTTCTGGTTGAAAGGTTCCTGGGAGTTTACTTTTTAGGATCACCATTATTATTTATCCTCATGGGAATTGCCTATTTTATCCGGGCAGATGGCAAACCCAGATTATCATTCTACGCTCTTTTAATAGCCAATGTGGTCAACCTGATAATGGACTTATTTTACATTCTGGTTCTGGGAATGGATATACAGGGAGCTGCCCTGGCAACCATTACCGGATATACAGTGGGAACAATATTCATAATGCAGTATTTCTTCTCTAAAGACCGTACCATGCACTTCATATCCTTGATGAAAATAAAATTATATTCCCTGTGGGATATAGTAAAAATTGGGTTTCCTCCGGCATCCCTGCAGTTATTCTTAACCCTTAAATTGTTTTTCATAAATAGCCTTATCTCCCTGGTGGTGGGTAAAGGAGGACTGACTGCCTTTTCGGTTTTTTATAATAGTCTTTTTATCATTTACATGTTTTTGATTGGAACCTCCCAGGCCATGTCCCCCATTGTTTCCATTTACTTCCAGGAAAAAGACTACTACGGAGTTAAATACACTATCAACACCTCCTTTAAAATAGTTTTAGCAGCCGGAGGAATATTCACCCTGATTTTTTTTACCTTCCCGGGGGAACTACTCAACCTATTTGGGGTCAGTAACCCCCAGGATATTTCAGTGGGGATAAATGCCATACGCATACTATCTTTAAGTATTACGGGGACGGCCATTACCTTCTTAATGCTTTTTTACACCCAGGCCATACAACAAAAGGAATTGTCCTTTCTTATTTCCATAACCCAGGGACTTCTCATTCCTGTAACTGCTGCTTATATACTCTCTGGAGTAATAGGTGCTGATGGTATATGGATATCATTTTTAATAGCAGAAGTAGGTACCATTCTCCTGATATACGCGGCCAGCAGGATTATTTCCCAAAAATCAGGGGGTGAGTATTCCGGATTCCTATTACTGGGGAATCACCGTAAAACACCGGTGCTGGATGTGACCATTGGAAACTCGGTAGAAGATGTGGTGGGATTATCTGAAAAAATAATTGACTTTGCCACTGAAAATGGAGTGGATGAAAAAATAGCACTGCGCATAGGTCTGACCCTGGAAGAGATGGCTATAAATACCATAAATTATAATGAAGATAAAATTGAATATATGGATATCATATCCCGTATAGAGGATAAGGAAATCACCCTGGCCTTTAAAGATTCAGGGGTAGAATTCAATCCCTCTAATTACTCTCCAGAGGAAAAAGATTCCTTTGAAAATATCGCCGTTCTACATAAAATGGCCGATGATATAAGCTATGCCCGGGTTATAGGATTAAATAGTACGGTTATTACCATTAAAAGATAA
- a CDS encoding zinc ribbon domain-containing protein, with product MKEYKFCQSCGMPLKKDPQTGGTNKNGSKSLKYCSYCLVDGEFTSPEIDTPQKMQKFCIEKMKEQGMPRPIAWVFTRGIPQLERWKK from the coding sequence ATGAAGGAATATAAATTCTGTCAAAGTTGTGGAATGCCCCTTAAAAAAGACCCTCAAACTGGAGGGACCAATAAAAATGGGTCAAAAAGTCTAAAATACTGCTCTTATTGTCTGGTTGATGGTGAATTTACCAGTCCAGAAATAGACACTCCCCAGAAAATGCAGAAGTTTTGTATTGAAAAAATGAAAGAACAGGGAATGCCCCGACCAATTGCCTGGGTATTTACCCGGGGCATACCCCAGTTAGAGCGATGGAAAAAATAA
- the trxB gene encoding thioredoxin-disulfide reductase: MESYDIIIIGAGPAGLAAGIYAGRQGTSTLILEKGPAGGLGLEVPMMENYPGYEMIAGMSLINETKKQVLKTTPLHEREEVESVKSDNGSFIIKTINDQYHARALIFSTGSKHRTLDVPGEIKLLGRGVCYCATCDGPLFAGKKVYMVGGGNSAAQEAIFLKNIGCDVTLIHRRDELRAEKYLQEMLKEKKIDIIWDTVVEEVKGDQFVEFLVLKNLKTSIVTEVPAQGIFISVGDTPINQLAKKLGVKLDEQGYIITDKSQRTNIPQVYAAGDITGGYKQWIVACSEGAVAAMAAYEDLQK; this comes from the coding sequence ATGGAATCATATGATATAATAATTATTGGAGCAGGGCCTGCAGGATTAGCAGCAGGTATTTATGCCGGTAGGCAGGGTACAAGTACTTTAATCTTAGAAAAAGGTCCAGCTGGTGGTCTGGGATTAGAAGTACCCATGATGGAGAACTATCCTGGCTATGAGATGATTGCCGGGATGAGTCTTATTAATGAAACAAAAAAACAGGTATTAAAAACCACTCCCCTGCATGAAAGGGAAGAAGTAGAGTCTGTAAAATCAGATAACGGTTCTTTTATTATTAAAACCATTAATGATCAGTATCATGCCCGGGCCTTAATTTTCAGTACCGGTAGTAAACACAGAACTTTAGATGTTCCGGGAGAAATAAAGTTGCTGGGTCGGGGAGTATGTTACTGCGCCACCTGTGATGGGCCATTATTTGCCGGTAAAAAAGTTTATATGGTGGGGGGAGGAAACAGTGCTGCTCAGGAAGCCATATTTCTTAAAAATATTGGGTGTGATGTTACCCTCATCCACCGGAGAGATGAGTTAAGAGCAGAAAAATACCTGCAGGAAATGCTCAAGGAAAAAAAGATTGATATTATATGGGACACAGTGGTGGAAGAGGTTAAGGGTGATCAGTTTGTGGAATTTTTAGTACTTAAAAATCTTAAGACCTCTATTGTAACTGAAGTTCCAGCCCAGGGGATTTTCATTTCAGTGGGGGATACTCCCATCAATCAACTGGCTAAAAAACTGGGAGTCAAACTGGATGAGCAGGGGTACATTATAACAGATAAATCTCAGAGAACCAATATACCCCAGGTATATGCTGCCGGAGATATAACCGGAGGATATAAACAGTGGATAGTGGCCTGCAGTGAAGGAGCAGTAGCAGCTATGGCCGCCTATGAAGATCTACAAAAATAG
- a CDS encoding ATP-binding protein has protein sequence MGEITLLARLENLERVYKFINQELSHVKYHPSKKLELELALEEVYVNIVRYAYQDEGKIQIKSQLKENPLQITIQFIDQGIPYNPLENKDPERSLKIENKKKGGWGIYLIKKFMDQVDYAYRNGCNILTLQKTL, from the coding sequence ATGGGTGAAATAACTCTACTGGCCAGATTGGAAAACCTGGAGAGAGTATATAAGTTTATTAATCAAGAATTATCTCATGTAAAATACCATCCTTCTAAAAAATTGGAACTGGAACTGGCCCTGGAAGAGGTTTATGTAAATATTGTCCGCTATGCCTACCAGGATGAAGGTAAAATCCAGATTAAATCCCAATTAAAAGAAAATCCATTACAAATAACCATCCAGTTTATAGACCAGGGAATCCCCTACAATCCCCTGGAAAACAAAGATCCAGAACGCTCTCTAAAGATAGAGAATAAAAAAAAGGGCGGGTGGGGAATTTATCTCATTAAAAAATTCATGGATCAGGTGGATTATGCCTATAGAAATGGCTGTAATATTCTAACCCTGCAAAAGACACTATAG